Genomic DNA from Vicugna pacos chromosome 14, VicPac4, whole genome shotgun sequence:
AAGATAGTTCACTAATTCTGATGTTCCTACTGAAATGCGTGCATTTGTAATTACACATTTTTTGGTTAAAGGGCAAGTATCAATTTTGCAGTAATATTTTGACTGTTCTATACTTTTTGGTTTCAGTAATTCGCCAAAATGAccaacacaaagggaaagagGCGGGGCACCCGCTACATGTTCTCTAGGCCTTTTAGGAAACATGGTGAGTAGATTCACCCCTCTTGGGAGCAAGCATGGCATACATTTGTGTTTTATTAACTTCGTGCTGTGGTTCATATAAGGTGTTTTTAAATGGCATTAATTAACCAGCATCTACCTGGCTTGTAAATAAAAAGCATGAATTTTATATAGTAGTCACTTTAAAACACATAACTGGCAAAAAGTGTGTTTTGAAAGCTGGAAGgattacaaatttttttaattgtggctTTTTAATGTTGATATTGACTATATTGggatctttttgtttttcaggagttGTTCCTTTGGCCACATACATGCGAATCTATAAGAAAGGTGATATTGTAGACATCAAGGTAAAATATGAGATTGGGGAAATATCCTACAGAATAACATTAGAAGTTAGAAACGTTGGGTTTAATCTAATTCAAATACAAGTGTGTATTGTATCTTTGGCTACTTTTGGCCTTCCTAAATGAGGAAAAATCTATTTCCTGAAGAAGAGCTAATGAAAGTGTAGAAACgcctgttttaattttattttcggAAACCAGAGTGCAATTCTTGAGTCTAAGAATTTTCTCATTACTTCTTTTTAACAGTTAGTGGGAAAATGAGAGGGGTAAATCACGAGAGTTTATATTTAAATGTGTCCTGGCAGTCTAGAGCTTAATGATGATTGTCTCTTTTGATGCTTAAAGCAAcgtgaaaaaaatatttcaccgGCTCTGAAAGCTCTTGAGTTGCCATTTAACGAAAAAAATCTTAGAGTATCTTAGTTATTTTGGGTTTAAAAGGAAGGGGAAATTGTTGTCATAACATCTCCTTTCTAAAGTTGGTAGttttagatttgcaaatgttaaccactgtgTATAAAAATAGATCGAAAAAACATTAAttctatatagtacagggaactatattcagtatcttgtaataacctttaatgaaaaatgaaaacaaatatatgtatgactgggatgttatgctgtataccagaaattgacacattgtaactgagatacttcaatttaaaaaacaaacatttatctcCTTTCTTAACAGGGAACCGGTACTGTTCAAAAAGGAATGCCCCACAAATGTTACCATGGCAAAACTGGAAGAGTCTACAATGTTACCCAGCATGCTGTTGGCATTATTGTAAACAAACAAGTTAAGTAAGTAATGTCATGGTTCTCTGTGGCTGCTTAGTATTCCTTCATACCCCCTTTTCACTTTGCCAATTGGACTTATGTCTTTATTGGTCATTCAAGTGGGGCAAAGGAAACATCCTTTTAAAACTCAAGCAAACTGGGTGTTTGTCTTGTAACCTGTCAGAGGAAACAGTAAACTTACGGGAAAGTCTTACAGGATTTGTTCCTAAACAGttctagttttcagagtataaaaaGTTTAATAGGGTGTACATTTTATTAGTCTGGTTTTGGGTAAATTATTTGGTGTTTCAGAGTCTTATCACCTCATCAGAAGAGAGCTTAACCGTGGGGATGTTTGCCTCAAGGCCTCATCCAATGAGattaataaatgaaactgctgaAACAATTTTCTGAATTTTGGCTATGTTTTGGATGAAGCATTTAGAAGAGTTTCTTCTCTGTCCAGGGGCAAGATTCTTGCCAAGAGAATTAATGTGCGTGTTGAGCATATTAAGCACTCTAAAAGCCGAGATAGCTTCCTGAAACGAGTGAGGGAAAATgatcagaaaaagaagga
This window encodes:
- the RPL21 gene encoding large ribosomal subunit protein eL21; this encodes MTNTKGKRRGTRYMFSRPFRKHGVVPLATYMRIYKKGDIVDIKGTGTVQKGMPHKCYHGKTGRVYNVTQHAVGIIVNKQVKGKILAKRINVRVEHIKHSKSRDSFLKRVRENDQKKKEAKEKGTWVQLKRQPAPPREAHFVRTNGKEPELLEPIPYEFMA